CTGATGCGGGACGACAGCGAGCTGATCACCGACGAGCTGCGGGTCTTCCTCCGCGACACCTACAGCCACTGTGTGCAGACCGCCGAGGTCGCCGAGATGTACCGCGAGATGATCACCGGCCTGATGAACACCTACATGTCGGCGGTCGCCAACCGCACCAACGAGGTGATGAAGGTGCTCACCATCATGGCCAGCATCTTCATCCCGCTGACCTTCCTGGCAGGCATCTACGGCATGAACTTCGAGCACATGCCCGAGCTGCACATGAAGTGGGCCTACCCGGCCGTGTGGTTCACGATGATCGCCACCGCCGGCGGGATGCTGGTGTTCTTCTGGCGGAAGGGCTGGCTGGGGGGAGGGCCGTAGTGCTGGGAGGCTCGTAGCGTTCGCAGAAACGAGGCCGCAAGCCTAGGGCGGCGCCTCGCCGCCGGCCCGTGTCGCGGCCGCCAGCCAAACCAAAAGCTCCACGGAACCGGACTCGAACGCGGCCGAACCATCGCACCGCAGCAGCTGCACGCCGCCGGGGTGGTGGCTGCGGGCGGCCAGGCGGGCCCTCTGCTGACGGGCGTTCATGCAGTCCCACTCGGAAGCGTTGGGCAGCAGGGCGTGGTTGTAGAGGGTGTTGCCGTAGTTCCCGAGAACCCACTTGGCGCCGCGCTCGCCGTACCAACCGCCGCTCGACGCCGACTGGCAGTCACCCGCCGGAGTGTCGGCGCCGCCGGGGAGCTCGAGCATGTACTCCTGCGACTGGGCGCCGGTCGGCTGGACGAGGTCCGCCGGCGCCGCTCCCGGGCCGAGGGTCCGCTCGGCGAACGCAACGGTGTGCGAAGAGCCGTCGGTCAGGTCGCGGAAGCGGGTGGTCGAGGCCGAATAGAACACGCCGTCGGCGTCGGTCAGGCTGCCGTAGTCAA
This Posidoniimonas polymericola DNA region includes the following protein-coding sequences:
- a CDS encoding DUF1559 domain-containing protein, with translation MTLAHCNRRAFTLVELLVVIAIIGTLVALLLPAVQAARGAARRAACSNNLKQLGLALHSFHAAHRRFPAGRGAPLPEVFSAQTHLLEYLEGGNLFATMDLSQAPTTFGIGGGVVFDGQANYPAATTPVATFLCPSEPHAPRVPGVEFAATSYAANAGSGTVDYGSLTDADGVFYSASTTRFRDLTDGSSHTVAFAERTLGPGAAPADLVQPTGAQSQEYMLELPGGADTPAGDCQSASSGGWYGERGAKWVLGNYGNTLYNHALLPNASEWDCMNARQQRARLAARSHHPGGVQLLRCDGSAAFESGSVELLVWLAAATRAGGEAPP